The following are from one region of the Syngnathus acus chromosome 19, fSynAcu1.2, whole genome shotgun sequence genome:
- the LOC119137948 gene encoding inactive ubiquitin carboxyl-terminal hydrolase 54-like has product MSWKRNYFASGGGAVSGVQGLATPRTMTSIAPSKGLSNEPGQNSCFLNSALQVLWHLDIFRRSFRQLTTHKCMEDSCIFCALKSIFAQFQFSSERVLPSDALRSALAKTFQDEQRFQLGIMDDAAECFENLLMRIHFHISAESREDICTAKHCIPHQKFAMTLFEQCVCTSCGATSDPLPFIQMVHYISTTSLCNQAVKMLECREKATPDMFGELLRNASNMGDLRNCPSNCGEVLRIRRVLMNSPEIVSIGLVWDSDHSDLAEDVIHSLGTCLRLGDLFYRVTEERARQAELYLVGMVCYYGKHYSTFFFQTKIRKWMYFDDAHVKEIGPKWKDVVSRCIKGHYQPLLLLYADPRGTPVILQESASPYAGTDPQLELQHGSSKAGYDSEDSGREPSISSDTRTDSSTDSSSHRAYRSRPLHQSTGSHLSSDSQTTVVPNYDLGTPSHTADTGELAVEGPPRPPSPPLQEYKETAVFLLSSRRPLTSSSSSSRPLSSSSSSGVGGCESGVGGPHWENESTSSESKSSSSGGCYRPTWRPRREALNIDSIFSGHSQRICAQGYHTLPGPSHPPPPQLAIPCLRPTTPTPRSSQPSEGREAAVLEARSRLIGQPRSTMGPPAPPPLRGVEHQPRLIQRMESGYESSERNSSSPDREVGQQKRALMSGPSWRSVPKSKSTGAILQESPSPGWCRTANPGRSELDELQEEVARRARQQEQQKRKEAEQEAAMGFNPKPSKYMDLDQLQHQAVLRPLHEASAPSGSTVAACMRSAGGPLKGRQEQEAQQRESGSTPCPQGPRSEQPGPVQVLLTPNQKEEEDHDQEEDAALSQDPPPLPPPPTYRHPVTPPHPALTLSITHPCAPSSDVSGGVRLCEFLQAGGVSVRPLGRHLAISLPSLPLCFWEAPVTLPQPPPPPVTKPITPLWQPPQPSSTSAPQHWPPSDGATRHWSSWSLNRPDAMVTPYDTPPDRYAAIPLQAPRPGRHPARGNYGFQYASGQHGCDREEPELTELTELDTLYQASLQAGRTGCSPSERLISRVGGPTRSRTPNADMERSVFGPDGASTPTYLNKPMMLQGLRLGAGPNEEGDNPRRMGRSLSGTVVVTPRHARLTATRSFELSGSAGSFWLCLTGVKLSSNQGRAQPH; this is encoded by the exons ATGTCGTGGAAAAGGAACTACTTTGCGTCCGGCGGCGGAGCGGTCAGCGGGGTGCAGGGGCTGGCGACCCCAAGAACCATGACCTCTATCGCGCCCAGCAAAGGCCTGAGCAATGAGCCGGGACAGAACAGCTGCTTCCTGAACAGTGCCCTGCAG GTTTTGTGGCATCTTGACATCTTCCGCAGGAGCTTTCGCCAGCTGACCACGCACAAATGCATGGAAGATTCTTGCATCTTCTGTGCACTCAAG AGCATCTTTGCCCAGTTCCAGTTCAGCAGCGAGCGGGTGTTGCCATCCGACGCGCTTCGGAGCGCCCTGGCCAAGACCTTCCAGGACGAGCAGCGCTTCCAGCTGGGTATCATGGACGACGCCGCGGAGTGCTTT GAAAATCTTCTGATGCGGATTCACTTCCACATCAGCGCAGAAAGCCGAGAAGATATCTGCACGGCCAAACACTGCATCCCGCACCAGAAGTTTGCCATGACCCTGTTTGAGCAG TGCGTGTGTACCAGTTGCGGCGCCACGTCGGACCCGCTACCCTTCATTCAGATGGTTCATTACATATCTACCACATCCCTATG TAACCAAGCGGTGAAGATGCTGGAGTGTCGCGAGAAAGCCACACCGGACATGTTTGGGGAACTTCTTCGCAACGCCAGCAACATGGGAGACCTGCGCAACTGCCCT AGTAACTGCGGAGAGGTGTTACGCATCCGCCGCGTGCTGATGAACTCGCCAGAGATCGTCTCTATCGGGCTGGTGTGGGACTCGGACCACTCTGACCTGGCTGAGGACGTCATACACAGCCTGGGCACCTGCCTGCGCCTGGGAGAC TTGTTCTACCGTGTGACAGAGGAGCGAGCTCGCCAGGCAGAGCTCTACTTGGTGGGCATGGTGTGCTACTACGGCAAGCACTACTCCACCTTCTTCTTCCAGACCAAGATACGCAAATGGATGTACTTCGACGATGCCCACGTCAAAGAG ATTGGCCCTAAGTGGAAGGACGTGGTGTCCCGCTGTATCAAAGGCCATTATCAGCCACTGCTTCTGCTCTACGCCGACCCCCGTGGGACGCCGGTGATACTGCAAGAGAGCGCAAGCCCCTACGCCGGCACCGACCCGCAACTGGAGCTCCAGCACGGCAGCAGCAAGGCCGGCTACGACAGCGAAGACTCGG GTCGAGAGCCCTCCATTTCTAGCGACACCCGCACGGACTCATCGACGGACAGCTCAAGTCACCGCGCCTACCGCAGCCGGCCGCTGCACCAGTCCACGGGCAGCCACCTGTCCAGCGACTCTCAGACCACCGTGGTCCCCAATTACGATCTCGGAACGCCGTCACACACTGCCGACACAGGAG AATTAGCAGTGGAGGGCCCTCCCCGGCCTCCCTCACCCCCCCTGCAAGAGTACAAGGAGACGGCCGTCTTCCTGCTCTCATCACGGCGGCCGCTCACTtcctcttcgtcctcctcTCGGCCCctgtcctcctcttcctcttcgggggtggggggctgcGAGAGTGGGGTCGGGGGGCCTCACTGGGAGAATGAGAGCACCAGCAGCGAAAGCAAGTCCAG TTCCTCTGGTGGCTGCTACCGCCCCACCTGGAGGCCCCGAAGAGAAGCTCTGAACATCGACAGCATCTTCTCAGGCCACAGCCAACGGATCTGCGCTCAGGGCTACCACACCCTGCCGGGACCCTCTCACCCGCCTCCACCCCAGCTGGCCATACCCTGCCTGCGGCCCACCACGCCTACACCGCGGAGCTCACAACCCTCGGAGGGCAGGGAGGCTGCAGTGCTGGAGGCCAGATCCAGGCTGATTGGGCAGCCCAGATCTACGATGGGCCCCCCTGCTCCTCCGCCTCTGAGGGGGGTGGAGCACCAACCTCGCCTGATACAGAGGATGGAGAGCGGCTACGAAAGCAGCGAGAGAAACAGCAGCAGCCCTGACAG GGAGGTGGGGCAACAAAAACGGGCGCTAATGTCCGGACCATCATGGCGCTCAGTGCCCAAGTCAAAGAGCACCGGCGCTATCCTACAGGAGTCACCTTCACCTGGCTGGTGTCGCACCGCCAACCCTG GACGCagcgagctggatgagctccAGGAGGAAGTGGCCAGGAGAGCCCgccagcaggagcagcagaagCGCAAGGAGGCAGAGCAAGAGGCGGCCATGGGCTTCAACCCCAAACCTAGCAAATACATGGACCTGGATCAGCTCCAGCACCAGG CTGTGCTCAGACCCCTGCATGAGGCTAGCGCTCCGAGCGGCTCGACCGTAGCCGCGTGCATGAGGAGCGCTGGCGGCCCGCTCAAAGGCAGGCAGGAACAGGAAGCGCAACAGCGGGAGTCAGGAAGCACCCCCTGCCCACAGGGGCCTCGCAG TGAACAGCCAGGCCCGGTCCAAGTACTGCTGACACCCAATcagaaggaggaagaggaccaTGACCAGGAAGAGGACGCAGCTCTGAGCCAAGACCCGCCTCCTCTGCCTCCACCTCCAACCTATCGCCACCCGGTGACTCCTCCCCATCCAGCGCTAACCCTCAGCATCACCCACCCGTGCGCCCCCTCCAGTGACGTCAGTGGGGGGGTGAGGCTGTGTGAGTTTCTCCAAGCTGGGGGGGTGAGCGTCAGACCCTTGGGGAGGCACTTGGCTATTTCCCTGCCGTCGCTTCCGCTGTGCTTTTGGGAGGCGCCGGTTACGCTCCCCCAGCCTCCGCCGCCCCCCGTCACCAAACCTATCACGCCTCTCTGGCAGCCCCCCCAGCCCAGTTCCACCTCAGCCCCTCAGCATTGGCCGCCCTCCGACGGAGCCACCCGCCATTGGTCCTCCTGGAGTCTAAATCGCCCTGACGCCATGGTGACACCCTACGACACCCCACCGGACCGCTACGCCGCCATCCCTTTGCAAGCGCCCAGGCCCGGTCGGCACCCCGCTCGGGGGAACTACGGCTTCCAGTATGCCTCGGGGCAACACGGCTGTGACCGTGAGGAGCCGGAACTAACAGAGCTCACGGAGCTTGACACCCTTTACCAGGCCAGTCTGCAGGCTGGGAGGACAG GCTGCAGCCCATCAGAGCGACTCATCTCCAGGGTTGGAGGGCCAACTCGCTCTAGAACCCCCAACGCAGACATGGAGAGGAGCGTGTTTGGGCCAGACGGCGCCAGCACCCCCACCTACCTCAACAAG CCAATGATGTTGCAGGGACTGCGTTTAGGGGCGGGGCCAAACGAGGAGGGGGACAACCCGAGGAGAATGGGACGCAGCCTGAGCGGCACAGTCGTGGTGACCCCACGACACGCACGTCTGACCGCCACCCGCAGCTTC GAGTTGTCGGGCAGCGCTGGGAGTTTCTGGCTGTGTCTGACCGGGGTCAAACTGTCCTCCAACCAGGGTCGTGCTCAGCCTCACTGA